The proteins below are encoded in one region of Desulfovibrio sp. X2:
- a CDS encoding thiamine pyrophosphate-dependent dehydrogenase E1 component subunit alpha, whose product MPNDPLPREQRIALLEDMILIRAFEERVSRMAHEQGRLPGMQITCVGQEAVAAGVVRALLPEDVLVTNHRSHGHMLARGVSPDALMAEIMGKRDGLNRGKSGTLHMADPAHNVLMTSTVVGAAPLLAMGAAFAQDYRGGESGGAGVTCVFFGDGAAAEGSVHEAMNLAAVWKLPVLFVCESNCWAGAQAHKEHCPIGRIADRAASYGMPGEVADGNDVERVHETARTLLDYCRAGRGPALMECLTYRMHGHGEQDPQHYVDKIELAMWAERDPIVQYVEALRRDLAGEGPAGFPDELRTLRARAEQIVDRAVAFADQSPFAPPEEALDHLYAAPPATQEG is encoded by the coding sequence ATGCCCAACGATCCGCTCCCCCGCGAACAGCGCATCGCGCTGCTCGAAGACATGATCCTCATCCGCGCCTTCGAGGAGCGCGTGAGCCGCATGGCCCACGAGCAGGGCAGGCTGCCCGGCATGCAGATCACCTGCGTCGGCCAGGAGGCCGTGGCCGCGGGCGTGGTGCGGGCCCTCCTGCCCGAGGACGTCCTGGTCACCAACCACAGGAGCCACGGCCACATGCTCGCCCGCGGCGTCTCCCCGGACGCGCTCATGGCCGAGATCATGGGCAAGCGGGACGGCCTCAACCGGGGCAAGTCCGGCACCCTGCACATGGCCGACCCCGCGCACAACGTGCTCATGACCTCCACCGTGGTCGGGGCCGCCCCCCTGCTCGCCATGGGCGCGGCCTTCGCCCAGGACTATCGCGGCGGCGAGAGCGGCGGCGCGGGCGTGACCTGCGTCTTCTTCGGCGACGGCGCGGCGGCCGAGGGCAGCGTGCACGAGGCCATGAACCTGGCCGCGGTCTGGAAGCTGCCCGTGCTCTTCGTCTGCGAGTCCAACTGCTGGGCCGGGGCCCAGGCCCACAAGGAGCACTGCCCCATCGGCAGGATAGCGGACCGCGCCGCCTCCTACGGCATGCCCGGCGAGGTGGCGGACGGCAACGACGTGGAGCGCGTGCACGAGACCGCGCGCACGCTCCTCGACTACTGCCGGGCGGGACGCGGCCCCGCGCTCATGGAATGCCTCACCTACCGCATGCACGGCCACGGCGAGCAGGATCCGCAGCACTACGTGGACAAGATCGAGCTGGCCATGTGGGCCGAGCGCGACCCCATCGTCCAGTATGTCGAGGCCCTGCGCCGGGACCTGGCCGGGGAGGGGCCCGCCGGTTTCCCGGACGAGCTGCGCACCCTGCGCGCCCGCGCCGAGCAGATCGTGGACCGTGCCGTGGCCTTTGCCGACCAGAGCCCCTTCGCGCCGCCCGAGGAGGCGCTCGACCACCTTTACGCCGCGCCGCCCGCGACGCAGGAGGGCTGA
- a CDS encoding ABC transporter substrate-binding protein — MKRIIALCAAMLFALAGTAMGADNTFRLGVYLPLTGQNAFGGQLELEGVQLANQKAPTILGKKVELFVVDNKSDKVEAANAVTRLVDKEKVRAIIGTYGSSLAMAGGEVAERAGIPQVGTSCTNPLVTQGKKFIFRVCFIDPYQGAGAATYAYKNLGLRKAALLVDVASDYSVGLASFFKKSFVKLGGEVVSTLNYQSGDQDFTAQLTDIISKKPDVLFIPSYFAEGAIIMKQARELGATFQIMGGDAMDNPEITAIGGKAVEGFVHTTFPYDPSMKNMSPMAQQFTAEWKKAYPKQDPNVNSALGYDAYMLILDAVKRAGSDDPAAITKALAATKNFPGVTGNTTINGTHDAEKPVGIVMIKNGKKTYIDSITPEL; from the coding sequence ATGAAACGGATCATCGCTCTGTGCGCCGCCATGCTGTTCGCCCTCGCGGGCACGGCCATGGGCGCCGACAACACCTTCCGGCTGGGCGTCTACCTGCCCCTCACCGGCCAGAACGCCTTCGGCGGACAGCTCGAGCTCGAGGGCGTGCAGCTGGCCAACCAGAAGGCCCCCACGATCCTCGGCAAGAAGGTCGAGCTCTTCGTGGTGGACAACAAGTCCGACAAGGTCGAGGCCGCCAACGCCGTGACCCGCCTCGTGGACAAGGAGAAGGTCCGCGCCATCATCGGCACCTACGGCTCCTCCCTGGCCATGGCCGGCGGCGAAGTGGCCGAGAGGGCGGGCATCCCCCAGGTGGGCACCTCCTGCACCAACCCGCTGGTGACCCAGGGCAAGAAGTTCATCTTCCGCGTGTGCTTCATCGACCCCTACCAGGGCGCCGGCGCCGCCACCTACGCCTACAAGAACCTGGGCCTGCGCAAGGCCGCCCTGCTCGTGGACGTCGCCAGCGACTACTCCGTGGGCCTGGCCAGCTTCTTCAAGAAGTCCTTCGTCAAGCTCGGCGGCGAGGTCGTCTCCACCCTGAACTACCAGTCCGGCGACCAGGACTTCACCGCGCAGCTGACCGACATCATCAGCAAGAAGCCCGACGTCCTCTTCATCCCCTCCTACTTCGCCGAGGGCGCCATCATCATGAAGCAGGCGCGTGAGCTCGGCGCCACCTTCCAGATCATGGGCGGCGACGCCATGGACAACCCGGAGATCACCGCCATCGGCGGCAAGGCCGTGGAAGGCTTCGTGCACACCACCTTCCCCTACGACCCGTCCATGAAGAACATGAGCCCCATGGCCCAGCAGTTCACCGCCGAGTGGAAGAAGGCGTATCCCAAGCAGGACCCGAACGTGAACTCCGCGCTCGGCTACGACGCCTACATGCTGATCCTCGACGCCGTGAAGCGCGCCGGTTCCGACGATCCCGCGGCCATCACCAAGGCCCTGGCCGCGACCAAGAACTTCCCCGGCGTCACCGGCAACACGACCATCAACGGGACCCACGACGCCGAGAAGCCCGTGGGCATCGTGATGATCAAGAACGGCAAGAAGACCTACATCGACAGCATCACGCCCGAGCTGTAG
- a CDS encoding IclR family transcriptional regulator has protein sequence MSGKDNASETLAKGLRVLDLFGNEEGGFTLGQIASQVGINKTSVYRYVNTLCEMGFLRQDERTRLYRTGARMLALAHAMLERSELVKQVRPLVDEVRRTYDLHVDVGILAGGTIHLVYRRESRDTRAFRSFISTSELHYLATGKAALAFMEPDEREACLQNLTLTAKTDKTITDKTALLADLEKAREKGYALNNEEFVPGLIAIAAPLFSLRTGKVVGGVSFDATTDRFSMKEFEIQYGGYIVELAKKIAAVASL, from the coding sequence GTGTCCGGCAAGGACAACGCTTCCGAAACCCTGGCCAAAGGGCTGCGCGTGCTCGACCTCTTCGGCAACGAGGAGGGGGGCTTCACGCTCGGTCAGATCGCCTCGCAGGTCGGCATCAACAAGACTTCCGTCTACCGCTACGTGAACACCCTGTGCGAGATGGGCTTCCTGCGCCAGGACGAGCGCACCAGGCTCTACCGCACGGGCGCGCGCATGCTGGCCCTGGCCCACGCCATGCTCGAGAGAAGCGAGCTGGTGAAGCAGGTGCGCCCCCTGGTGGACGAGGTGCGCCGGACCTACGACCTGCACGTGGACGTGGGCATCCTGGCGGGCGGCACGATCCACCTCGTCTACCGCCGCGAATCGCGCGACACCCGCGCCTTCCGCAGCTTCATCTCCACCTCGGAGCTGCACTACCTGGCCACGGGCAAGGCCGCCCTGGCCTTCATGGAGCCCGACGAGCGCGAGGCCTGCCTGCAGAACCTCACGCTCACGGCCAAGACCGACAAGACCATCACCGACAAGACCGCCCTGCTCGCGGACCTCGAGAAGGCGCGGGAGAAGGGCTACGCCCTGAACAACGAGGAGTTCGTGCCCGGCCTCATCGCCATCGCCGCGCCGCTCTTCAGCCTGCGCACGGGCAAGGTCGTGGGCGGCGTCAGCTTCGACGCCACCACGGACCGCTTCTCCATGAAGGAGTTCGAGATCCAGTACGGCGGCTACATCGTGGAGCTGGCCAAGAAGATCGCCGCGGTGGCCTCCCTGTGA
- a CDS encoding iron-sulfur cluster assembly scaffold protein, with the protein MAHEADHTTDHQPTGPSHGHGHGHAHGHSHGHHDEPDVPPLEELEHVGTMDDPDGAAETTSECGDVIGVQVRLRGNVLETVRVQPTGCAYTILCAEAVGRLCQGRTLDEVLSVEPQDVARLLGNLPDDHLHCARQALSVLGEALVRALARPRNP; encoded by the coding sequence ATGGCGCACGAGGCCGACCACACGACCGACCACCAGCCGACGGGCCCTTCCCACGGCCACGGCCACGGCCATGCCCACGGGCATTCCCATGGCCACCATGACGAGCCCGACGTGCCGCCCCTCGAGGAGCTGGAGCACGTGGGCACCATGGACGATCCGGACGGCGCGGCCGAGACGACCAGCGAGTGCGGCGACGTGATCGGCGTGCAGGTGCGGCTGCGCGGAAACGTGCTGGAGACGGTCCGCGTGCAGCCCACGGGCTGCGCCTACACCATCCTCTGCGCCGAGGCCGTGGGCCGCCTCTGCCAGGGGCGGACCCTGGACGAGGTGCTCTCCGTGGAGCCCCAGGACGTGGCCCGCCTCCTGGGCAACCTGCCCGACGACCACCTGCACTGCGCCCGCCAGGCCCTCTCCGTCCTGGGCGAGGCCCTGGTCCGGGCCCTGGCCCGCCCGAGGAATCCCTAG
- a CDS encoding alpha-ketoacid dehydrogenase subunit beta, translated as MTGQNTAAGNAKSTGQAVAEALGLAMEMDESVFLAGEGIGTSIHVNPHLPTFGLLERFGPRRVRDTPVSEAAIAGLAVGASCLGLRPVIEVMFFPFVTLASDMLVNHAAKLRYLSGGLSHFPLTVRIKSGLFSAGCQHSHFLEAWLAHVPGLKVVCPSTPADAKGLLLSAIFDPDPVVVVEEMPLYWSVFGEVPGGDHRVPLGRARIAREGGDATLATYGGAVHTALAAAEELAAEGVSLEVLDLRSLNPLDTASVFASVRKTGRFLALHDATRFCGYGAELAATVAESCWDALKAPPRRVAAPDIPVPFSQPQEAFYRPSAARVAQAVREMMRA; from the coding sequence ATGACCGGACAGAACACCGCCGCAGGCAACGCCAAGAGCACCGGGCAGGCCGTGGCCGAAGCCCTCGGCCTGGCCATGGAGATGGACGAGTCCGTCTTCCTCGCGGGCGAGGGCATCGGCACCTCCATCCACGTCAACCCGCACCTGCCCACCTTCGGGCTGCTCGAGCGCTTCGGCCCGCGCCGGGTGCGCGACACGCCCGTGAGCGAGGCCGCCATCGCCGGGCTGGCCGTGGGCGCGAGCTGCCTGGGACTTCGGCCCGTCATCGAGGTCATGTTCTTCCCCTTCGTCACCCTGGCCTCGGACATGCTCGTCAACCACGCGGCCAAGCTGCGCTACCTGAGCGGCGGCCTGTCCCACTTTCCCCTCACCGTGCGCATCAAGTCCGGCCTCTTCTCCGCGGGCTGCCAGCACTCCCACTTCCTGGAGGCCTGGCTGGCCCACGTGCCCGGGCTCAAGGTCGTCTGCCCCTCCACCCCGGCCGACGCCAAGGGGCTGCTGCTCTCCGCCATCTTCGACCCCGATCCCGTGGTCGTGGTCGAGGAGATGCCGCTGTACTGGTCCGTCTTCGGCGAGGTGCCGGGGGGCGACCACCGCGTGCCGCTCGGCCGGGCGCGCATCGCCCGCGAGGGCGGCGACGCCACCCTGGCGACCTACGGCGGCGCGGTGCACACCGCTCTTGCGGCGGCCGAGGAGCTCGCCGCCGAGGGCGTCTCGCTCGAGGTCCTCGACCTGCGCAGCCTGAACCCGCTGGACACCGCGTCCGTCTTCGCCTCGGTGCGCAAGACCGGCCGCTTCCTGGCGCTGCACGACGCGACGCGCTTTTGCGGCTACGGCGCCGAGCTCGCGGCCACGGTCGCGGAGTCCTGCTGGGACGCGCTCAAGGCGCCCCCGCGCCGCGTCGCCGCGCCCGACATCCCGGTGCCCTTCTCACAGCCCCAGGAGGCCTTCTACAGGCCCTCGGCCGCCCGGGTGGCGCAGGCCGTGCGCGAGATGATGCGGGCCTAG